A single region of the Oryzias melastigma strain HK-1 linkage group LG23, ASM292280v2, whole genome shotgun sequence genome encodes:
- the si:dkey-14d8.1 gene encoding zinc finger protein 37 isoform X2 — protein sequence MDRRSSRKGPGSSLPLASLRLMASPLQLTYSYIWQVIRQKDVKHYGKVEEFVTMVTQTVPELLSFKQTAQLILGLRARIILELLNREGPPDLKAIQTLINKLKVTTSSGDNEVEKSQTNFMVLVQNLLKNPNEKKRFFKEVFPLHYGTKFDTALQALIAGLVCKLEQLLPVPNLSQLGSLISTEPSVLDACGALIPDQADVKTLLLHQQAKGLLGVKATVSTSVGDCVLSSLAFLPKPVEPPPTPPPPPPPKQPEAAQDERSNVSLSDHDDVGCVSDNSDSQEVFPESPLQREPANDKQTKEDDPAATAPQESPPQSSGNDGAPPPPDKPEPQRLPLKSIPFRVVQVPVKPGAKEGSKPQTQRVTLHQWVSQIASNTMSLPALPPLPPGRLSDCDDMRPSIRRKKQFRHLSDRYSCSVCDKSFPYQSKLLDHERIHTGEKPYLCTACNKSFRTQGFLNNHLKTHSTERPFACGQCGKCFTKLQSLTKHILAHSGQKPFYCNICNKGFTQSTYFKRHMECHTSQMTFPCKHCNKVFPTAFKLSNHERWHTRDRPHMCERCGKRFLVPSLLKRHMGYHIGDRQYLCSQCGKTFVYLSDLKRHQQDHIPKAKIPCPVCQKKFSSKYCLRVHLRIHTRERPYRCTICDKTFTQVGNLKVHIRLHTNERPFSCDVCGKTYKLASHLNVHKRTHTCKKPWTCETCGKGFSVPGLLKKHEQMHIDEANPDFAGKRRHRGKHKKHGLKRKYDEEEEGSDDY from the exons ATGGACAGACGGTCCAGTAGAAAAG GTCCTGGAAGCTCCCTTCCCCTGGCCTCCCTCCGTCTGATGGCTTCTCCTCTTCAACTTACATATTCCTACATATGGCAGGTCATACGGCAGAAAGATGTGAAGCATTATGGGAAAGTGGAAGAGTTTGTAACCATGGTGACTCAGACTGTTCCTGAGCTGCTGAGTTTCAAGCAGACCGCCCAGCTAATTCTGGGGTTAAGAGCCAGG ATTATTCTGGAGCTGCTTAACAGGGAAGGCCCTCCAGATCTGAAGGCCATTCAGACTCTCATCAACAAGCTGAAGGTCACCACATCTTCTGGG GATAATGAGGTGGAGAAATCACAAACAAACTTCATGGTTCTGGTGCAGAATCTGCTCAAAAATCCCAATGAGAAGAAGCGCTTCTTTAAG GAAGTCTTCCCTCTTCATTACGGCACAAAGTTTGACACAGCACTGCAGGCTTTGATCGCTGGTCTGGTTTGCAAGTTGGAGCAACTTCTTCCTGTTCCCAATCTGTCCCAG CTCGGTTCTCTGATCTCCACGGAGCCCAGCGTCTTGGATGCATGCGGGGCCCTCATCCCTGACCAAGCAGATGTGAAGACGCTTCTGCTGCACCAGCAGGCCAAAGGCCTCCTGGGCGTTAAAG CGACCGTCTCAACCTCGGTGGGCGACTGTGTACTTTCTTCCCTCGCCTTCCTTCCTAAACCAGTGGAACCGCCACcaacacccccacccccgccCCCACCAAAGCAGCCAGAGGCCGCCCAAGATGAGAGGAGCAATGTTTCCCTGAGCGACCACGACGACGTGGGTTGTGTCTCCGATAACTCTGACAGTCAGGAAGTTTTCCCCGAGTCGCCTCTGCAGAGAGAGCCGGCTAACGACAAGCAGACGAAGGAAGACGATCCCGCCGCTACTGCCCCGCAGGAGTCTCCCCCTCAAAGCAGCGGGAACGACGGAGCACCACCCCCTCCGGATAAACCGGAGCCGCAGCGGCTGCCGCTGAAATCCATCCCATTCAGGGTGGTTCAGGTGCCCGTCAAACCTGGAGCGAAAGAGGGATCGAAGCCCCAGACTCAGAGGGTGAcgctccatcagtgggtgtcgCAGATCGCCTCCAACACCATGTCACTTCCTGCTTTACCCCCCCTGCCCCCCGGCAGGCTGAGCGACTGCGACGACATGCGGCCCAGCATACGGCGGAAAAAGCAATTCCGCCATCTGAGCGACCGCTACAGCTGCAGCGTGTGCGACAAGAGCTTCCCCTACCAGTCCAAGCTGCTGGACCACGAGCGCATTCACACCGGCGAGAAGCCCTACCTGTGCACGGCGTGCAACAAAAGCTTCCGAACGCAGGGCTTCCTGAACAACCACCTGAAGACCCACAGCACGGAGCGGCCCTTCGCCTGCGGCCAGTGCGGCAAGTGTTTCACCAAACTGCAGAGCCTGACCAAACACATTCTGGCGCACAGCGGGCAGAAGCCCTTCTACTGCAACATCTGCAACAAGGGCTTCACGCAGTCCACCTACTTCAAGAGGCACATGGAGTGCCACACCAGCCAGATGACGTTCCCCTGCAAGCACTGCAACAAAGTCTTCCCCACCGCCTTCAAGCTGTCCAACCACGAGCGCTGGCACACCAGAGACCGCCCCCACATGTGCGAGCGCTGTGGGAAGCGCTTCCTCGTCCCCAGCCTGCTGAAGAGACACATGGGCTACCACATAGGCGATCGCCAGTACCTCTGCTCCCAGTGCGGCAAAACCTTCGTGTACCTGTCCGACCTGAAGAGGCACCAGCAAGACCACATCCCCAAAGCCAAGATCCCCTGTCCGGTTTGCCAGAAGAAGTTCTCCAGCAAGTACTGCCTGAGGGTTCACCTGAGGATCCACACCAGGGAGcggccctaccgctgcaccatctGCGACAAGACCTTCACTCAAGTCGGGAACCTGAAAGTCCACATCAGGCTGCACACCAACGAGCGACCCTTCAGCTGCGACGTCTGCGGCAAGACCTACAAGCTGGCGTCTCACCTGAACGTCCACAAACGGACTCACACCTGCAAGAAGCCCTGGACCTGCGAGACGTGCGGGAAAGGCTTCTCCGTCCCCGGCCTCCTGAAGAAGCACGAGCAGATGCACATCGACGAGGCCAACCCGGACTTCGCCGGGAAGCGGCGGCACCGGGGCAAACACAAGAAGCACGGCCTCAAGAGGAAGTacgacgaggaggaggagggcagcGATGACTattga
- the si:dkey-14d8.1 gene encoding zinc finger protein 37 isoform X1, producing MDRRSSRKGPGSSLPLASLRLMASPLQLTYSYIWQVIRQKDVKHYGKVEEFVTMVTQTVPELLSFKQTAQLILGLRARIILELLNREGPPDLKAIQTLINKLKVTTSSGKDNEVEKSQTNFMVLVQNLLKNPNEKKRFFKEVFPLHYGTKFDTALQALIAGLVCKLEQLLPVPNLSQLGSLISTEPSVLDACGALIPDQADVKTLLLHQQAKGLLGVKATVSTSVGDCVLSSLAFLPKPVEPPPTPPPPPPPKQPEAAQDERSNVSLSDHDDVGCVSDNSDSQEVFPESPLQREPANDKQTKEDDPAATAPQESPPQSSGNDGAPPPPDKPEPQRLPLKSIPFRVVQVPVKPGAKEGSKPQTQRVTLHQWVSQIASNTMSLPALPPLPPGRLSDCDDMRPSIRRKKQFRHLSDRYSCSVCDKSFPYQSKLLDHERIHTGEKPYLCTACNKSFRTQGFLNNHLKTHSTERPFACGQCGKCFTKLQSLTKHILAHSGQKPFYCNICNKGFTQSTYFKRHMECHTSQMTFPCKHCNKVFPTAFKLSNHERWHTRDRPHMCERCGKRFLVPSLLKRHMGYHIGDRQYLCSQCGKTFVYLSDLKRHQQDHIPKAKIPCPVCQKKFSSKYCLRVHLRIHTRERPYRCTICDKTFTQVGNLKVHIRLHTNERPFSCDVCGKTYKLASHLNVHKRTHTCKKPWTCETCGKGFSVPGLLKKHEQMHIDEANPDFAGKRRHRGKHKKHGLKRKYDEEEEGSDDY from the exons ATGGACAGACGGTCCAGTAGAAAAG GTCCTGGAAGCTCCCTTCCCCTGGCCTCCCTCCGTCTGATGGCTTCTCCTCTTCAACTTACATATTCCTACATATGGCAGGTCATACGGCAGAAAGATGTGAAGCATTATGGGAAAGTGGAAGAGTTTGTAACCATGGTGACTCAGACTGTTCCTGAGCTGCTGAGTTTCAAGCAGACCGCCCAGCTAATTCTGGGGTTAAGAGCCAGG ATTATTCTGGAGCTGCTTAACAGGGAAGGCCCTCCAGATCTGAAGGCCATTCAGACTCTCATCAACAAGCTGAAGGTCACCACATCTTCTGGG AAGGATAATGAGGTGGAGAAATCACAAACAAACTTCATGGTTCTGGTGCAGAATCTGCTCAAAAATCCCAATGAGAAGAAGCGCTTCTTTAAG GAAGTCTTCCCTCTTCATTACGGCACAAAGTTTGACACAGCACTGCAGGCTTTGATCGCTGGTCTGGTTTGCAAGTTGGAGCAACTTCTTCCTGTTCCCAATCTGTCCCAG CTCGGTTCTCTGATCTCCACGGAGCCCAGCGTCTTGGATGCATGCGGGGCCCTCATCCCTGACCAAGCAGATGTGAAGACGCTTCTGCTGCACCAGCAGGCCAAAGGCCTCCTGGGCGTTAAAG CGACCGTCTCAACCTCGGTGGGCGACTGTGTACTTTCTTCCCTCGCCTTCCTTCCTAAACCAGTGGAACCGCCACcaacacccccacccccgccCCCACCAAAGCAGCCAGAGGCCGCCCAAGATGAGAGGAGCAATGTTTCCCTGAGCGACCACGACGACGTGGGTTGTGTCTCCGATAACTCTGACAGTCAGGAAGTTTTCCCCGAGTCGCCTCTGCAGAGAGAGCCGGCTAACGACAAGCAGACGAAGGAAGACGATCCCGCCGCTACTGCCCCGCAGGAGTCTCCCCCTCAAAGCAGCGGGAACGACGGAGCACCACCCCCTCCGGATAAACCGGAGCCGCAGCGGCTGCCGCTGAAATCCATCCCATTCAGGGTGGTTCAGGTGCCCGTCAAACCTGGAGCGAAAGAGGGATCGAAGCCCCAGACTCAGAGGGTGAcgctccatcagtgggtgtcgCAGATCGCCTCCAACACCATGTCACTTCCTGCTTTACCCCCCCTGCCCCCCGGCAGGCTGAGCGACTGCGACGACATGCGGCCCAGCATACGGCGGAAAAAGCAATTCCGCCATCTGAGCGACCGCTACAGCTGCAGCGTGTGCGACAAGAGCTTCCCCTACCAGTCCAAGCTGCTGGACCACGAGCGCATTCACACCGGCGAGAAGCCCTACCTGTGCACGGCGTGCAACAAAAGCTTCCGAACGCAGGGCTTCCTGAACAACCACCTGAAGACCCACAGCACGGAGCGGCCCTTCGCCTGCGGCCAGTGCGGCAAGTGTTTCACCAAACTGCAGAGCCTGACCAAACACATTCTGGCGCACAGCGGGCAGAAGCCCTTCTACTGCAACATCTGCAACAAGGGCTTCACGCAGTCCACCTACTTCAAGAGGCACATGGAGTGCCACACCAGCCAGATGACGTTCCCCTGCAAGCACTGCAACAAAGTCTTCCCCACCGCCTTCAAGCTGTCCAACCACGAGCGCTGGCACACCAGAGACCGCCCCCACATGTGCGAGCGCTGTGGGAAGCGCTTCCTCGTCCCCAGCCTGCTGAAGAGACACATGGGCTACCACATAGGCGATCGCCAGTACCTCTGCTCCCAGTGCGGCAAAACCTTCGTGTACCTGTCCGACCTGAAGAGGCACCAGCAAGACCACATCCCCAAAGCCAAGATCCCCTGTCCGGTTTGCCAGAAGAAGTTCTCCAGCAAGTACTGCCTGAGGGTTCACCTGAGGATCCACACCAGGGAGcggccctaccgctgcaccatctGCGACAAGACCTTCACTCAAGTCGGGAACCTGAAAGTCCACATCAGGCTGCACACCAACGAGCGACCCTTCAGCTGCGACGTCTGCGGCAAGACCTACAAGCTGGCGTCTCACCTGAACGTCCACAAACGGACTCACACCTGCAAGAAGCCCTGGACCTGCGAGACGTGCGGGAAAGGCTTCTCCGTCCCCGGCCTCCTGAAGAAGCACGAGCAGATGCACATCGACGAGGCCAACCCGGACTTCGCCGGGAAGCGGCGGCACCGGGGCAAACACAAGAAGCACGGCCTCAAGAGGAAGTacgacgaggaggaggagggcagcGATGACTattga